Proteins encoded together in one Coffea arabica cultivar ET-39 chromosome 2c, Coffea Arabica ET-39 HiFi, whole genome shotgun sequence window:
- the LOC140035725 gene encoding uncharacterized protein, translating to METLRKNFHTLGFKGAFSLGLIDHRHVLVHFDEEENYLRCWLKGVWSLQGFVVRIFKWTPSFSVDIELPLASIWVSLPQLPVHLFNKGPLFSIARLLGEPLKIDASTASLNRPSVARFCVEVNLQQELPDKVWIGNGASGFWQAVEYENLPGYCSACSKLGHLSTTCRSVAATGQKLDLPP from the coding sequence ATGGAGACCTTGCGCAAAAATTTCCATACGCTGGGGTTCAAGGGAGCCTTCTCGCTTGGTCTGATCGACCACCGACATGTCCTTGTTCATTTTGACGAAGAAGAAAACTACCTACGCTGTTGGCTAAAGGGTGTGTGGTCTCTCCAAGGTTTTGTCGTACGCATTTTCAAGTGGACTCCGTCCTTCTCAGTCGACATCGAATTGCCTCTCGCTTCAATATGGGTATCCTTGCCGCAACTTCCAGTTCATCTTTTCAACAAGGGCCCCCTTTTTTCCATTGCCCGACTGTTAGGTGAGCCGCTGAAAATTGACGCCTCGACAGCCTCCCTCAATCGCCCCAGCGTCGCCCGTTTTTGCGTTGAAGTGAACCTGCAGCAGGAGTTGCCGGACAAGGTCTGGATTGGGAATGGCGCCTCTGGGTTTTGGCAGGCAGTGGAATATGAAAACCTTCCAGGGTATTGTTCGGCGTGTAGCAAGCTTGGCCATCTCTCTACCACTTGTCGCAGCGTGGCGGCCACGGGACAAAAGCTAGACTTGCCTCCCTGA